Proteins encoded in a region of the Zunongwangia endophytica genome:
- a CDS encoding thioredoxin family protein, protein MKKLFFIALMILGITAHAQQENVEINWMTMNEALAAQTEAPKNIIMDAYTVWCGPCKMLDKNTFGHPQVAQFINENYYPVKFNAEGDQEINYKNKAFSNPQYDPELKARRNSPHEFARALKITGYPSIVFFDEQGELIAPLTGYRSPEQIEIFLKIFAKDEYKNLTSEKAWKEYNENFKPTFTK, encoded by the coding sequence ATGAAAAAACTATTTTTTATAGCCTTAATGATTCTTGGAATCACTGCGCATGCGCAGCAGGAGAATGTCGAGATCAACTGGATGACGATGAACGAGGCTTTGGCTGCACAAACAGAAGCGCCTAAAAATATCATTATGGATGCGTATACGGTTTGGTGCGGTCCCTGTAAAATGTTGGACAAAAACACTTTTGGGCATCCCCAGGTAGCGCAGTTTATTAACGAAAATTACTATCCGGTAAAGTTTAATGCTGAAGGAGACCAAGAAATCAACTACAAGAACAAGGCTTTTAGTAATCCGCAGTACGATCCAGAATTAAAAGCGAGAAGGAATAGTCCGCATGAGTTTGCAAGAGCTTTAAAAATTACGGGATATCCAAGTATCGTATTTTTTGATGAGCAAGGCGAATTAATAGCGCCACTCACAGGATATCGTTCGCCAGAGCAAATCGAAATTTTTCTAAAAATCTTCGCAAAAGATGAGTATAAGAATTTAACTTCAGAAAAAGCCTGGAAAGAATACAATGAAAACTTCAAACCTACGTTTACAAAGTAA
- a CDS encoding C40 family peptidase: MKRRMMMKPLLKYSLMLCTAIFLSSCGSSKPKVVTTKKEVRTKKTRHYNPEVTKRNNTIKPKDERVYDIVNYAIGFEGTKYKYGGTTKRGMDCSGLLYVSFQENDIQLPRTSRAMSLQGERLYLKDVTVGDLLFFETNKNKKVINHVGMVVDISQGDILFIHSTTSLGVVISKLSENYWNNTFVMARRVI; the protein is encoded by the coding sequence ATGAAAAGAAGAATGATGATGAAGCCGCTTCTAAAATATAGCTTAATGCTATGTACTGCGATTTTCTTAAGCTCCTGCGGAAGTTCTAAACCCAAAGTAGTCACTACTAAAAAGGAAGTTAGAACTAAAAAAACCAGACATTATAATCCTGAAGTTACCAAACGCAACAACACCATAAAACCAAAAGACGAGCGCGTATATGATATTGTAAATTATGCGATTGGTTTTGAGGGTACCAAATACAAATACGGCGGTACAACAAAACGTGGGATGGATTGCTCTGGCCTTTTATATGTTTCTTTTCAGGAAAACGACATTCAATTACCAAGAACGTCTCGGGCCATGTCTCTTCAAGGCGAGCGTTTGTATTTAAAAGATGTTACGGTTGGCGATCTCTTGTTTTTCGAAACTAACAAAAATAAAAAGGTGATAAATCATGTTGGGATGGTCGTCGATATCTCACAAGGTGACATCCTTTTTATCCATTCAACAACTTCTTTGGGTGTGGTGATTAGTAAACTTTCAGAAAATTACTGGAACAATACGTTTGTAATGGCGCGGCGAGTGATTTAA
- the lpxB gene encoding lipid-A-disaccharide synthase, whose amino-acid sequence MKYYIIAGEASGDLHASNLMKSLKKVDQNAEFRFWGGDLMQAQGGTMVKHYRDLAFMGFAEVVMNLRTIMGNISVCKKDITAYKPDALIFIDYPGFNLRIAKWSKEQGYANHFYISPQIWAWKENRIKAIKRDIDHMYVILPFEKEFYEKKHNFPVNFVGHPLIDAIANRKETDIVSFKAENNLDDRPIIALLPGSRKQEISKMLEVMLSITQDFKEYQFVIAGAPSQELEFYQPYLKKTNINLVMNKTYDILSCAHAALVTSGTATLETALFKVPEVVCYKGSYISYHIAKRIINLDYISLVNLIMDREVVKELIQGEFNSYSLKKELHKILEEKNRARLLKDYDQLEQKLGGTGASLETASLIYNAVK is encoded by the coding sequence TTGAAATATTATATCATTGCAGGAGAAGCCTCGGGAGATCTACATGCTTCTAATCTTATGAAGTCTCTAAAAAAAGTAGATCAAAATGCTGAATTTCGATTTTGGGGAGGCGATCTTATGCAAGCCCAAGGCGGTACCATGGTAAAACATTACCGCGATCTTGCGTTTATGGGTTTTGCTGAAGTCGTTATGAATCTTCGCACCATAATGGGTAATATTTCAGTGTGTAAAAAAGATATTACTGCCTATAAACCGGATGCTTTGATCTTTATAGATTATCCGGGTTTTAATTTAAGAATAGCAAAATGGTCTAAAGAGCAAGGCTACGCGAATCACTTCTATATTTCTCCTCAAATTTGGGCCTGGAAAGAAAACCGAATTAAAGCGATTAAAAGAGATATCGATCACATGTATGTGATCTTACCTTTCGAAAAAGAATTCTACGAAAAGAAACATAATTTTCCGGTCAATTTTGTGGGACATCCACTTATCGATGCTATTGCTAATCGGAAAGAAACAGATATAGTTTCTTTTAAAGCAGAAAACAATCTTGATGATCGGCCGATTATTGCACTGCTACCAGGAAGCCGAAAACAGGAGATCTCTAAAATGTTAGAAGTGATGCTTAGTATCACTCAGGATTTTAAAGAATATCAGTTTGTTATTGCCGGTGCTCCAAGTCAGGAACTAGAATTCTATCAACCTTACCTAAAAAAGACCAATATCAATTTAGTAATGAACAAGACTTACGACATTCTAAGTTGTGCTCATGCTGCATTGGTCACCTCTGGTACTGCAACTTTAGAAACCGCTCTTTTTAAAGTTCCCGAAGTTGTTTGTTATAAAGGCAGCTATATTTCTTATCACATTGCCAAAAGAATTATTAATTTAGATTATATCTCGCTAGTAAATCTAATAATGGATCGTGAGGTTGTGAAAGAATTAATACAGGGAGAATTTAACTCATATTCCCTGAAAAAAGAATTACATAAGATTTTAGAAGAAAAAAATAGAGCGAGACTTTTAAAAGATTATGATCAATTAGAGCAAAAATTAGGAGGAACTGGTGCCAGTCTAGAGACTGCCAGTCTAATTTATAATGCTGTAAAGTAG
- a CDS encoding peptide MFS transporter — MANTAPPANQKELFGHPVGLYILFFTELWERFSYYGMRALFVLYLVAETTSDNPGFGWTNSEALSLYSWYTMLVYVVSIPGGWVADKFLGQKKTVLIGGILLCIGHGILAFESETSFYIGCLFVILGVGGLKPNISSMVGGLYKQGDERRDLGFYIFYMGINIGGFLAPIACGFLAEYYGWHWGFGLAAIGMLLGQIVYMMGQKHLAHVGNLISRKNEADRAILDKPLTSIEKDRVKVLLLSFLLIILFWAAFEQAGGLMNLYAAEKVDRTILGMEIPASVFQSVNSFFIITLATLVGSFWYKWKQKGKESSSIFKMAIGLIIMALGFSFMSAASVQYQETGSSGMYWLILAYLFHTIGELCASPVSLSFITKLAPVKYASIIMGMYWAATGLGNKVAGLIGQYAQDLGEFETFTGIAIIWTLIGLLVIAVLKPLKRLTHGAEDSKMEDGIPQETTIE, encoded by the coding sequence ATGGCAAATACTGCACCCCCAGCTAATCAAAAAGAATTATTTGGACATCCGGTAGGATTATATATTTTATTTTTTACTGAATTATGGGAGCGTTTCTCTTATTACGGAATGCGCGCTCTATTTGTTTTATACCTTGTGGCTGAAACAACTTCTGATAATCCAGGATTTGGATGGACTAATTCTGAGGCTTTAAGTTTATATAGCTGGTATACAATGTTAGTATATGTAGTATCCATACCAGGTGGTTGGGTAGCCGATAAATTTTTGGGCCAAAAGAAAACAGTCTTAATTGGTGGAATCTTGCTTTGTATTGGGCACGGTATATTGGCATTCGAATCTGAAACTTCTTTTTATATTGGCTGTTTATTCGTTATTCTCGGTGTAGGTGGATTAAAGCCAAACATATCTTCAATGGTAGGTGGCTTATATAAACAAGGCGATGAGCGTAGAGACCTTGGTTTCTATATTTTCTATATGGGAATTAATATTGGTGGTTTCCTTGCACCAATTGCTTGTGGATTTTTAGCTGAATATTACGGATGGCACTGGGGATTTGGTCTTGCAGCTATCGGGATGCTTTTAGGGCAGATTGTTTACATGATGGGGCAAAAACACTTAGCACATGTTGGGAATTTAATTTCCAGAAAGAACGAAGCAGATCGTGCAATTTTAGATAAACCTTTAACTTCAATAGAAAAAGATAGAGTAAAAGTATTACTGCTTTCATTCTTATTGATAATTCTCTTTTGGGCCGCCTTCGAGCAAGCAGGAGGATTAATGAATCTTTATGCAGCAGAGAAAGTAGATAGAACTATTTTAGGAATGGAAATTCCGGCTTCTGTATTTCAATCTGTAAATTCATTCTTTATTATCACTTTAGCTACGCTAGTAGGAAGTTTTTGGTATAAATGGAAACAAAAAGGTAAAGAGTCATCTTCGATCTTTAAGATGGCAATAGGTTTAATTATCATGGCCTTAGGTTTTAGCTTTATGAGTGCAGCATCTGTACAGTATCAGGAAACTGGTTCTTCGGGAATGTACTGGTTAATATTGGCTTATTTATTTCATACTATTGGTGAGCTTTGTGCATCGCCGGTTTCACTCTCATTTATTACAAAGCTTGCGCCTGTAAAATATGCTTCAATAATAATGGGTATGTATTGGGCAGCGACAGGATTAGGTAATAAAGTAGCGGGTCTTATTGGGCAATACGCACAAGATCTTGGAGAGTTTGAAACCTTCACCGGTATTGCGATTATCTGGACATTAATTGGATTATTAGTAATAGCAGTATTAAAGCCACTAAAGCGTCTAACCCATGGTGCAGAGGATTCGAAGATGGAAGACGGTATTCCTCAGGAAACTACGATAGAGTAA
- a CDS encoding ComEC/Rec2 family competence protein, which produces MGYTNIKILKFSIAVLCGILTAHYTQIALSYFLISAGITILFFLLSFFRSARQLYQKSYFGVCCYVLLFLFGSISYQLKFPENQHNYFSHFITSENDLLSIKLKEELKPNFQKRFIAEVDHIISSENTLKAAVKGNILIAVPLQSEIEVGQQLIIPASVKPIKSPLNPHQFDYSEYMKFQGIFHQIQLSEDQILFSKNLETSFIENPRTRLLKSLNSSGFEKEELAVIKALILGDRTSISNEIYSKYASAGAIHILAVSGLHVGIVLLLLNFILKPIRQLKWLKFLLTLAGIWGFAILTGFSASVVRASLMFSLIAFGLQINRKVNLLNTLFSAFFVLILINPFYVFQVGFQLSFAAVFSIALFQPKFNKLWYPNNKLIRLLYQTLTVSICAQIGVLPLSLFYFHQFPGLFLLTNIVILPGLGVLLISGIFILILSVFGILPKMLIDLYSFLIEKLNQYISWIASQETFIIREINLSVPAVIFLFGIILSTFFALQHKKKKYIFYVFCGIILFQISMLFEQFEHSSEEFFILNKSGSTVIAEKKSQNLTLYGNNEKDTNWQYLKNFKLHEKISNIEVHKLQNFYLLKEKRILLIDSTGLYNFPKFNPDILLLSNSPKVNLKRVIEVLDPPMIMADASNYQSFIQLWRATCANKKIPFYHTGKKGAFNY; this is translated from the coding sequence ATGGGTTATACCAATATCAAGATTCTTAAATTTTCGATTGCAGTTTTATGCGGGATTTTGACTGCGCATTATACACAAATAGCGCTCTCGTATTTCCTTATTTCAGCAGGAATTACAATTCTCTTTTTCCTGCTTTCATTTTTTAGATCTGCAAGACAACTCTACCAGAAAAGTTATTTTGGCGTTTGCTGTTACGTTTTATTATTTCTCTTCGGAAGCATTTCATATCAACTAAAATTCCCCGAAAATCAGCATAATTATTTTTCGCATTTTATTACTTCTGAAAATGATTTGTTAAGCATAAAACTGAAAGAAGAACTAAAACCAAACTTTCAAAAAAGATTTATTGCTGAAGTTGATCACATCATCTCTAGTGAAAATACTTTAAAGGCAGCTGTGAAAGGCAACATTCTAATTGCTGTTCCTTTACAATCTGAAATTGAAGTTGGGCAGCAACTAATAATTCCGGCATCAGTTAAACCTATAAAATCTCCTTTAAATCCGCATCAATTTGATTATTCAGAATACATGAAATTTCAAGGAATATTTCATCAAATTCAACTTTCCGAAGATCAAATATTATTCAGCAAAAACCTCGAAACTTCTTTTATAGAAAACCCCAGAACTAGATTATTAAAAAGCCTAAATTCCTCGGGGTTTGAAAAAGAGGAGCTAGCCGTAATAAAAGCTTTAATTTTAGGCGATCGTACTTCAATCTCAAATGAAATTTACAGCAAATATGCCTCGGCGGGTGCGATTCATATTCTGGCTGTTTCAGGATTGCACGTTGGGATTGTATTATTGCTACTCAACTTCATCTTAAAACCGATTCGTCAATTAAAATGGCTGAAATTTCTACTCACCTTAGCAGGTATTTGGGGATTTGCTATACTAACGGGATTTTCAGCATCGGTAGTTAGAGCTTCTTTGATGTTTAGCCTGATTGCTTTCGGATTGCAGATTAACCGAAAGGTAAACTTACTAAACACGCTCTTCTCCGCATTTTTCGTTCTCATACTTATCAATCCATTCTATGTATTTCAGGTAGGTTTTCAACTGAGTTTTGCTGCGGTTTTCAGCATCGCTTTATTTCAACCAAAATTCAACAAACTCTGGTATCCGAATAACAAGCTCATCCGACTATTGTACCAAACATTAACGGTGAGCATTTGTGCACAAATTGGTGTTTTACCGTTGAGTCTTTTCTATTTTCATCAATTCCCGGGCTTATTTTTGCTCACCAATATCGTCATCCTTCCCGGCTTGGGAGTTTTATTAATTTCAGGAATATTCATTTTAATATTGAGTGTTTTTGGCATACTTCCTAAAATGCTGATCGACCTATATTCTTTTCTAATTGAAAAACTAAACCAATACATCTCATGGATTGCCAGCCAGGAAACTTTCATTATTAGAGAAATTAATCTTAGTGTTCCTGCGGTAATTTTTCTATTCGGAATTATTTTGAGTACCTTTTTTGCACTTCAGCATAAAAAGAAAAAATACATCTTTTATGTTTTCTGCGGAATTATATTATTTCAAATAAGTATGCTTTTTGAACAATTTGAGCATTCTTCCGAAGAATTTTTTATTCTGAATAAATCGGGTAGCACTGTAATTGCTGAAAAGAAATCGCAGAATTTGACTCTCTATGGAAATAATGAAAAAGATACGAATTGGCAGTATTTGAAAAACTTCAAACTGCATGAAAAAATCTCGAATATTGAAGTTCATAAACTACAGAATTTTTATCTTCTGAAAGAAAAACGAATATTGCTAATCGATAGCACCGGGCTTTATAATTTCCCTAAATTTAATCCAGATATCCTATTACTCTCGAATTCTCCAAAAGTAAATTTAAAGCGGGTTATTGAAGTTTTAGATCCACCTATGATAATGGCTGATGCTAGCAATTACCAGAGTTTTATTCAACTTTGGAGAGCAACCTGCGCCAATAAAAAAATCCCTTTCTACCACACTGGCAAAAAGGGAGCTTTTAACTACTAA